The genomic window GCAGGGTCATCTTCCAGAACTGCTGCCAGGGCGTCGCGCCGTCGATGGCGGCCGCCTCGTACACGTCCTCGGGAATGCCCTGCAGTCCGGCCAGCAGAATGATCGCGTTGTATCCGGTCCAGCGCCACGTCATGGCCAGGATGATCACGGCCATGGCGGGAGCCGGCTGGTTCAGCCAGTCCACCTCGGGCAGGCCCAGGCCCGCCAGGGCGCGGTTCACGATGCCGAACTCACCGTTGAACAGCAGCCGGAACACCGCCGAGTACGCCACGGTCCCCACGACCAGCGGCGCGAAGAACGCAAAGCGGAACAGTCCGCGCGCGCGCAGCAGGCGGCTGTTCAGCGCCACGGCCAGGGTGGTCGCCAGGGTCAGCATCAGCGGCACCTGGATGACCAGGATGATCACGGTGTTCTTCAGCGCGGTGCGGAAGAACTCGTCGGTCAGCAGGCGCTGCCAGTTGCTCACGCCGTACCCGGCCGCGGCGCCCAGGCGCGAGTCCTTG from Deinococcus sedimenti includes these protein-coding regions:
- a CDS encoding carbohydrate ABC transporter permease, with the translated sequence MTTVNPAPPPRRRARVPLAPYLFILPYLLIFATFWAWPIVSSFLMSFKDSRLGAAAGYGVSNWQRLLTDEFFRTALKNTVIILVIQVPLMLTLATTLAVALNSRLLRARGLFRFAFFAPLVVGTVAYSAVFRLLFNGEFGIVNRALAGLGLPEVDWLNQPAPAMAVIILAMTWRWTGYNAIILLAGLQGIPEDVYEAAAIDGATPWQQFWKMTLPLLRPTLLFCVVLSVIGTLQLFTEPALITNSGPGNATMTLGTYLYQQGFRSFNFGYASAIAYAVAALAAVFSFAQLRLFGRDS